A region from the Actinoplanes sp. OR16 genome encodes:
- a CDS encoding TetR family transcriptional regulator, whose protein sequence is MTSADFQRARSPEQREARRRAILDAAAGLLTEIPLTDVSLRELARRVGLSKTNVVRYFETREAVFFALLNQEFDGWLTELPDRLPESDPLAVADALARSLATRPLLCELWSALGAELERNISADAARAFKLAHAELQSRLAELLTVRAEALPIDAAREFTALLILLVAGLWPFANPSPAVAEAVRDPRLAQSRVDFTARLSRALRVTMTGLLTLGPQ, encoded by the coding sequence GTGACGTCAGCGGATTTCCAGCGCGCCCGCAGCCCGGAACAGCGGGAGGCCCGCCGCCGCGCCATTCTCGACGCGGCGGCCGGGCTGCTGACCGAGATCCCGCTCACCGACGTCAGCCTGCGCGAGCTGGCCCGTCGTGTCGGCCTCTCGAAGACCAACGTGGTGCGCTATTTCGAGACCCGCGAGGCCGTCTTCTTCGCCCTGCTCAACCAGGAGTTCGACGGATGGCTGACCGAGCTGCCGGACCGCCTCCCGGAATCCGATCCCCTCGCCGTCGCCGATGCGCTGGCCCGCTCGCTCGCCACCCGCCCGCTTCTCTGTGAGCTCTGGAGCGCGCTCGGCGCCGAACTCGAACGCAACATCTCCGCGGATGCGGCGCGCGCTTTCAAGCTCGCTCACGCCGAGCTTCAATCACGCTTGGCGGAGCTTCTGACCGTACGAGCGGAAGCCCTGCCCATCGACGCCGCGCGAGAGTTCACGGCTCTGCTGATCCTGCTGGTAGCGGGCCTGTGGCCGTTCGCCAACCCGTCCCCGGCGGTCGCCGAGGCGGTCCGGGATCCGCGGCTGGCGCAGTCCCGTGTCGATTTCACCGCCCGCCTGTCCCGCGCCCTGCGGGTGACGATGACCGGCCTGCTGACCCTCGGCCCTCAATAG
- a CDS encoding oxidoreductase: MSKVWLITGTSRGLGKQLAATALAAGHRVVATARRPEQLEDLIKTYGDRVRTTALDVTDPAAATAAVAAALTAFGRLDVLVNNAGYADVASIEDMPADEFRAQIDANFFGVVNVTRAALPAMRAQGAGHIIQVSSVGGRVGGPGLGAYQSAKWAVGGFSEVLAKEVAGFGIKVTIAEPGGMRTDWAGTSMAEHPVSDAYRPVIEPVVARLRAADGRQPGDPARIAQVLVDLVEHPQPPVHLLLGADAVAVARAQSEALTASDDTWRAVSESVTYTG; encoded by the coding sequence ATGAGCAAGGTTTGGCTGATCACCGGAACGTCCCGCGGCCTGGGCAAGCAGCTCGCCGCGACGGCCCTGGCCGCCGGTCACCGGGTGGTCGCGACCGCCCGCCGCCCCGAGCAGCTGGAAGACCTGATCAAGACCTACGGCGACCGGGTACGCACGACAGCACTCGATGTCACCGACCCGGCCGCGGCGACGGCGGCCGTCGCCGCCGCGCTGACCGCGTTCGGCCGTCTCGACGTGCTGGTGAACAACGCCGGCTACGCGGACGTCGCGTCGATCGAGGACATGCCGGCCGACGAGTTCCGGGCGCAGATCGACGCCAATTTCTTCGGCGTCGTCAACGTGACCCGTGCGGCGCTTCCCGCGATGCGCGCCCAGGGCGCCGGCCACATCATCCAGGTCTCGTCGGTGGGCGGCCGGGTCGGCGGTCCCGGCCTCGGCGCCTACCAGTCGGCGAAATGGGCGGTGGGCGGCTTCTCCGAGGTCCTCGCGAAGGAGGTCGCCGGGTTCGGCATCAAGGTGACGATCGCCGAGCCGGGCGGCATGCGCACCGACTGGGCCGGCACGTCCATGGCCGAGCACCCGGTCAGCGACGCCTACCGCCCGGTCATCGAGCCGGTGGTCGCGCGGTTGCGGGCCGCCGACGGCCGGCAGCCCGGTGACCCGGCCCGGATCGCGCAGGTCCTCGTCGACCTGGTCGAGCACCCGCAGCCGCCGGTTCACCTGCTGCTCGGCGCCGACGCGGTCGCCGTGGCCCGCGCCCAGAGCGAAGCCCTGACCGCTTCCGACGACACCTGGCGGGCCGTGAGCGAATCGGTCACCTACACCGGATAA